In one Pseudomonas sp. R84 genomic region, the following are encoded:
- the zipA gene encoding cell division protein ZipA: MEIGLREWLIVIGIIVIAGILFDGWRRMRGGKGKLKFRLDRSLSNLPDEDTSAELLGPARVLDNHKEPQLDEHDLPSVSMPAREAREPRESGSKRGKRGSNGPAQGDLNLDLDLDGGPSFSSRDDDFAEDSKPSPAVVDKDQPQAEEVLVISVICRDAAGFKGPALLQNILESGLRFGEMDIFHRHESMAGNGEVLFSMANAVKPGIFDLDDIDHFSTPAVSFFLGLPGPRHPKQAFDVMVAAARKLSQELNGELKDDQRSVLTAQTIEHYRQRIVEFERRALTQKR; the protein is encoded by the coding sequence ATGGAAATCGGTCTGCGCGAGTGGCTGATCGTCATCGGCATCATTGTGATAGCCGGTATTCTTTTCGATGGCTGGCGCCGTATGCGCGGCGGCAAGGGAAAACTGAAATTCCGTCTTGACCGAAGTCTGTCCAACCTGCCGGACGAGGACACCAGCGCTGAGCTGTTGGGCCCGGCCCGTGTTCTGGACAACCATAAAGAACCACAGCTGGACGAACACGACCTGCCGTCGGTGAGCATGCCGGCCCGCGAAGCACGCGAGCCTCGCGAATCCGGCTCGAAACGTGGCAAGCGTGGCAGCAACGGTCCGGCTCAGGGCGACTTGAACCTCGACCTGGATCTGGACGGCGGCCCGAGCTTCAGCAGCCGTGACGACGATTTCGCCGAAGACAGCAAGCCATCGCCGGCGGTGGTCGACAAGGATCAGCCGCAAGCTGAAGAAGTGCTGGTGATCAGCGTGATCTGCCGCGACGCTGCCGGCTTCAAAGGCCCGGCGCTGTTGCAGAACATTCTCGAAAGCGGTCTGCGTTTTGGCGAGATGGATATCTTCCATCGCCACGAAAGCATGGCCGGTAACGGTGAAGTGCTGTTCTCCATGGCCAATGCGGTCAAGCCGGGTATCTTCGATCTGGACGACATCGACCATTTCAGCACTCCGGCGGTGAGCTTCTTCCTCGGCCTACCAGGCCCGCGTCACCCGAAGCAGGCCTTCGACGTGATGGTGGCGGCAGCCCGCAAGTTGTCGCAGGAACTGAACGGCGAGCTGAAAGATGACCAGCGCAGCGTTCTGACCGCACAAACGATTGAGCACTACCGTCAGCGCATCGTTGAATTCGAACGTCGCGCCCTGACCCAGAAGCGCTAA
- the ligA gene encoding NAD-dependent DNA ligase LigA — translation MTAAKNRILELRAELDQHNYRYHVLDEPSIPDAEYDRLFHELKALEAANPELITSDSPTQRVGSVALTAFTQVRHEVPMLSLGNAFEESDMREFDRRVTEGLDIPAGDLFGGGAAVEYSCEPKLDGLAVSLLYQDGVLVRGATRGDGTTGEDISVNVRTVRNIPLKLHGEGWPATLEVRGEVFMSKAGFERLNASQLEVGGKTFANPRNAAAGSLRQLDSKITANRPLEFCCYGIGQVSHDIADTHIGNLKQLQQWGMPISHELKLAKGIDECLDYYRDIGARRNSLTYEIDGVVFKVNSIADQRELGFRAREPRWAIAHKFPAMEELTELLDVEFQVGRTGAVTPVARLKPVKVAGVTVANATLHNMDEVARLGLMIGDTVIIRRAGDVIPQVVQVVLERRPENARPVAIPESCPVCGSHVERTQLVKRSKGKETVSEGAVYRCVGRLACGAQLKQAIIHFVSRRAMDIEGLGDKSVEQLVDEGLVNSPADLYALKFDDIVDLEGFAEVSSNKLLAAIEDSKKPGLARFIYALGIPDVGEETAKVLARSLGSLERVQQALPQVLTYLPDVGLEVAHEIHSFFEDAHNQQVIAELLGHGLQIQDQGELGAEFAASTTLGGFLDKLHIPSVGPGGAQKLADKFGSLEAVMDADWLDMRQALPEKQANSVREFFALPEHRQLAEASEKQLRDFGMHWQSERKVVEGLPLSGETWVLTGKVELMSRDVAKEHLESLGAKVAGSVSAKTHCVVAGPGAGSKLTKANELGVKVMDEETFIAFLKTHGVAV, via the coding sequence ATGACCGCCGCGAAAAACCGCATTCTCGAGCTACGCGCTGAACTCGATCAACACAACTACCGTTACCATGTCCTCGACGAGCCGAGCATTCCGGACGCCGAGTACGACCGGTTGTTCCACGAGCTCAAGGCGCTGGAAGCGGCCAATCCGGAGCTGATTACCAGCGACTCGCCGACCCAGCGCGTCGGCAGCGTGGCGCTCACCGCGTTCACTCAGGTGCGTCACGAAGTGCCGATGCTCAGCCTCGGCAACGCCTTCGAAGAAAGCGACATGCGCGAGTTCGATCGCCGCGTCACCGAGGGGCTGGATATCCCTGCAGGTGATCTGTTTGGCGGCGGCGCGGCGGTGGAATACAGCTGCGAGCCAAAGCTCGATGGCCTGGCGGTCAGCCTGCTCTATCAGGACGGTGTGCTGGTACGTGGCGCCACACGCGGCGACGGCACTACTGGTGAAGACATCAGCGTCAACGTGCGCACCGTGCGCAATATTCCGCTGAAGCTGCACGGCGAAGGCTGGCCGGCGACGCTGGAAGTGCGCGGTGAGGTGTTCATGTCCAAGGCCGGTTTCGAGCGCCTTAATGCCTCGCAACTGGAAGTTGGCGGTAAGACTTTCGCCAACCCGCGCAATGCTGCTGCCGGCAGCTTGCGCCAGCTCGATTCGAAGATCACCGCCAACCGTCCGCTGGAATTCTGCTGCTACGGCATCGGTCAGGTTTCCCACGATATTGCCGACACCCACATCGGCAACCTCAAGCAGTTGCAGCAGTGGGGCATGCCGATCAGCCACGAGCTGAAGCTGGCCAAGGGCATCGACGAATGTCTGGATTACTACCGCGACATTGGCGCGCGCCGTAACTCGCTGACGTATGAAATCGATGGCGTGGTGTTCAAGGTCAACAGCATTGCCGATCAGCGTGAACTGGGCTTCCGTGCCCGTGAGCCGCGCTGGGCGATTGCGCATAAATTCCCGGCGATGGAAGAACTCACCGAACTGCTCGACGTCGAGTTTCAGGTTGGCCGTACTGGCGCTGTTACGCCGGTGGCACGATTGAAACCGGTCAAGGTCGCTGGCGTCACCGTGGCCAACGCCACGCTGCACAACATGGATGAAGTCGCGCGTCTGGGCCTGATGATCGGCGACACCGTGATTATCCGCCGCGCCGGTGATGTGATTCCGCAGGTGGTGCAGGTGGTTCTGGAGCGCCGCCCGGAAAACGCACGGCCGGTGGCGATTCCCGAGAGCTGTCCGGTCTGTGGCTCACACGTCGAGCGCACGCAACTGGTCAAGCGCAGCAAAGGCAAAGAAACCGTCAGCGAAGGCGCGGTGTATCGCTGCGTCGGCCGTCTGGCCTGCGGCGCACAACTGAAGCAGGCGATCATTCATTTCGTTTCGCGTCGGGCGATGGATATCGAAGGGCTGGGCGACAAGAGTGTCGAGCAACTGGTCGATGAAGGTTTAGTCAATTCGCCGGCTGATCTGTATGCGCTGAAGTTTGACGATATCGTCGATCTGGAAGGCTTTGCCGAAGTCTCCAGCAACAAACTGTTGGCAGCCATTGAGGACAGCAAGAAGCCGGGGCTGGCGCGCTTCATTTATGCGCTGGGGATTCCCGATGTCGGCGAAGAGACGGCCAAGGTGCTGGCGCGCTCGCTGGGTTCGCTGGAGCGTGTGCAGCAGGCGCTGCCGCAAGTGCTGACCTACCTGCCGGATGTCGGCTTGGAAGTGGCGCACGAGATTCACAGCTTCTTTGAGGATGCGCATAACCAGCAGGTGATTGCCGAGTTGCTGGGGCATGGTTTGCAGATTCAGGATCAGGGTGAGCTGGGCGCCGAGTTTGCTGCCAGCACGACGCTGGGTGGCTTCCTCGACAAGCTGCACATTCCGTCGGTCGGCCCCGGTGGCGCGCAGAAACTGGCGGACAAGTTTGGCTCGCTGGAAGCGGTGATGGATGCGGACTGGCTGGACATGCGTCAGGCATTGCCGGAGAAACAGGCGAATTCGGTGCGAGAGTTTTTTGCGTTGCCTGAGCATCGGCAACTGGCTGAGGCATCTGAGAAACAACTGCGTGATTTCGGCATGCACTGGCAGAGCGAGAGGAAAGTCGTGGAAGGCTTGCCACTGTCCGGCGAAACCTGGGTGCTGACCGGCAAGGTCGAGTTGATGAGCCGCGATGTCGCCAAGGAGCATCTGGAAAGCCTGGGCGCCAAGGTCGCGGGTTCGGTGTCGGCGAAGACCCATTGTGTGGTCGCAGGCCCCGGCGCCGGTTCCAAACTGACCAAGGCCAATGAGTTGGGCGTGAAAGTGATGGACGAAGAAACTTTCATCGCGTTCCTCAAAACTCACGGCGTCGCCGTTTAA
- a CDS encoding putative zinc-binding peptidase: protein MHRFFEQLSSRIIAPFMGESSRNSKVWPCRCGQSLFFRNSQCLACNALLGYQPEESRLTSLQPGPYEGTWTLDADPDAGLFRRCANLDTAAACNWLLPANDHDSLCIACSLNRTIPDLSDPDNPERWRKVEIAKRRLVAQLITLGLQVIPKSVDEDTGLAFDFIGVDLEGNAPMTGHANGLITLDIKEADDAHREQVRAQMHEPYRTLLGHFRHEVGHYYWDRLIANGPWLGSFRSLFGDERASYAEALDRHYQQGAPLDWPQQYVSAYATMHPWEDWAETWAHYLHMMDAVDTALGFGMSAREMDFDYQPFPTSTLYDPEHPGGEAFLSFVNAWIELAGMLNELSRSMGQPDFYPFVLPAAAIAKLHFIHLVIQQAGGRADEVLAL, encoded by the coding sequence ATGCACCGTTTTTTCGAGCAGCTCAGTTCCCGCATCATCGCGCCGTTCATGGGCGAATCCTCACGCAACAGCAAAGTCTGGCCGTGCCGCTGCGGCCAGTCGCTGTTCTTTCGCAACAGCCAGTGCCTGGCCTGTAACGCTTTGCTCGGTTATCAACCGGAAGAAAGTCGTCTGACTTCGCTGCAACCGGGCCCGTACGAGGGCACCTGGACGCTCGACGCCGATCCCGACGCCGGATTGTTCCGCCGCTGCGCCAACCTCGACACAGCCGCCGCGTGCAACTGGCTGCTGCCGGCCAACGATCACGACAGCCTGTGCATCGCTTGCAGCCTCAATCGCACCATCCCCGACCTGTCCGATCCGGACAACCCCGAACGCTGGCGCAAAGTCGAAATCGCCAAGCGTCGTCTTGTCGCACAACTGATCACCCTCGGCTTGCAGGTCATCCCGAAGAGCGTGGATGAAGACACCGGGCTGGCCTTCGATTTCATCGGCGTCGACCTCGAAGGCAACGCGCCGATGACCGGCCACGCCAACGGCCTGATCACCCTCGACATCAAAGAAGCCGACGATGCCCACCGCGAGCAGGTGAGGGCGCAGATGCACGAACCGTATCGCACGCTGCTCGGACATTTTCGCCATGAGGTGGGCCACTATTACTGGGATCGCCTGATCGCCAACGGCCCGTGGCTCGGCTCATTCCGCAGCCTGTTCGGCGACGAACGCGCCAGTTACGCCGAGGCGCTCGATCGTCACTATCAGCAAGGCGCGCCGCTGGACTGGCCGCAGCAATACGTCAGCGCCTACGCAACCATGCATCCCTGGGAAGACTGGGCGGAAACTTGGGCGCATTACCTGCACATGATGGATGCCGTGGACACCGCGTTGGGTTTTGGCATGAGCGCGCGGGAAATGGATTTTGATTACCAGCCGTTTCCGACCAGCACGCTGTACGACCCGGAGCATCCCGGCGGCGAGGCGTTCCTATCGTTCGTCAATGCGTGGATCGAGTTGGCGGGGATGCTCAATGAACTGTCACGCAGCATGGGTCAGCCGGATTTCTATCCGTTCGTATTGCCGGCGGCGGCGATTGCCAAGCTGCACTTCATTCATCTGGTGATCCAGCAGGCGGGCGGCCGGGCGGACGAGGTTTTGGCCCTGTAG
- a CDS encoding transporter substrate-binding domain-containing protein — protein MRWAVGALLGISLNVMAAQAPLRFAMPDSWAMPMVQYERGRPTQGILYDLMLSLATQVGVPAEFHVLPRARVQTAMEHGEIDVRCYAAQSWLPNQSGDYIWSLPLFFQRDLLISRKDQPASADPAHLPRQSIGTVLGYTYPTLQPLFDADRLQREDARNQEQVLEKLLAGRYRYAVSNQWTLDWFNQRLMPEQQLQAVAVLQEQKVGCYVRNDPKVPVQRILRTLLRMKMSGEIDEIIRLYTGSSEATP, from the coding sequence ATGCGGTGGGCCGTGGGGGCGTTGCTGGGAATCAGCCTGAATGTGATGGCAGCGCAAGCCCCGTTGCGCTTCGCCATGCCCGACAGCTGGGCGATGCCGATGGTGCAATACGAACGCGGCCGCCCGACCCAGGGCATTCTTTACGACCTGATGCTCAGCCTGGCCACGCAGGTCGGCGTACCGGCCGAGTTTCACGTCCTGCCCCGCGCCCGTGTGCAGACGGCGATGGAGCACGGCGAGATCGACGTGCGCTGCTATGCCGCGCAGTCATGGCTGCCGAATCAGTCGGGGGACTACATCTGGAGTCTGCCGTTGTTCTTCCAGCGCGATCTGTTGATCAGCCGCAAGGATCAACCTGCCAGCGCCGATCCCGCTCACCTGCCCCGCCAATCCATCGGCACCGTGCTTGGCTACACCTACCCGACTCTGCAACCGTTGTTCGACGCTGACCGACTGCAACGCGAAGATGCGCGCAATCAGGAGCAGGTGTTGGAGAAGCTGCTGGCCGGGCGTTATCGGTATGCAGTGAGCAATCAGTGGACGCTGGACTGGTTTAACCAACGCTTGATGCCGGAGCAACAACTGCAAGCGGTGGCGGTGTTGCAGGAGCAGAAGGTCGGTTGTTATGTGAGGAATGATCCGAAGGTGCCGGTGCAGCGGATATTGCGCACGTTACTGCGGATGAAAATGTCGGGGGAGATTGATGAGATTATCCGGTTGTATACCGGGTCCTCTGAAGCCACCCCATAA
- the dnaX gene encoding DNA polymerase III subunit gamma/tau, translating into MSYQVLARKWRPRSFREMVGQTHVLKALINALDSQRLHHAYLFTGTRGVGKTTIARIIAKCLNCETGITSSPCGECSVCREIDEGRFVDLIEIDAASRTKVEDTRELLDNVQYAPSRGRFKVYLIDEVHMLSSHSFNALLKTLEEPPPYVKFILATTDPQKLPATILSRCLQFSLKNMTPERVVEHLTHVLTAENVPFEDDALWLLGRAADGSMRDAMSLTDQAIAFGEGKVLATDVRAMLGTLDHGQVYDVLHSLIEGDAKALLEAVRHLAEQGPDWNGVLSEILNVLHRVAIAQALPEGVDNGHGDRDRVLALAQALPAEDVQFYYQMGLIGRRDLPLAPDPRGGFEMVLLRMLAFRPADTADAPRQPLKPVGISQATVDSANSVAAAPKPAPVVAAAVAPAPAPAPVAVPAPAPAPEPAPVAPVAAPEPEHDPDPEPAPVVAEAVVDLPWNAPAEPETEPEPEPAQQPAVEPVLETTAEQPDLPPMPLPTPDSVVPEAPEWAAAPIPEPSVADVDAATPGIDMDDEPPLDEDYIEPDMDSAYSYLDELASEHAAEPAPEPEPEPAAAPATGLALQWLELFPKLPISGMTGSIAANCTLIAVDGDHWLMHLDPAHSALFNATQQRRLNDALNQFHGRTLSLTIELIKPEQETPAQAASRRRANRQREAEESIHGDPFIQQMVQQFGAVVRHDTIEPVDALVAQG; encoded by the coding sequence ATGAGTTATCAGGTTCTTGCACGTAAATGGCGTCCGCGCTCGTTCCGCGAAATGGTCGGCCAGACCCATGTGCTCAAGGCTCTGATCAATGCCTTGGACAGCCAGCGGCTGCACCACGCGTACCTGTTCACCGGTACGCGCGGGGTGGGTAAAACCACGATTGCGCGGATCATTGCCAAATGCCTGAACTGTGAGACAGGTATCACTTCCAGCCCGTGCGGCGAATGCTCGGTGTGCCGTGAAATCGACGAAGGTCGCTTTGTCGACCTGATCGAGATCGACGCCGCGAGCCGCACCAAGGTCGAAGACACCCGCGAACTGCTCGACAATGTGCAGTACGCGCCAAGCCGTGGGCGCTTCAAGGTCTACCTGATCGACGAAGTGCACATGCTTTCCAGCCATTCCTTCAATGCGCTGCTGAAAACCCTCGAAGAGCCGCCGCCGTACGTCAAGTTCATTCTGGCGACCACTGACCCGCAGAAACTTCCGGCAACGATTTTGTCGCGCTGCCTGCAGTTCTCGCTGAAGAACATGACGCCCGAGCGTGTGGTCGAGCATTTGACCCACGTCCTGACCGCCGAAAACGTGCCGTTCGAAGACGATGCGCTGTGGCTGCTCGGTCGCGCCGCTGACGGTTCGATGCGAGATGCCATGAGTCTGACCGATCAGGCGATTGCCTTCGGTGAAGGCAAGGTGCTCGCCACCGACGTGCGGGCAATGCTCGGTACGCTGGATCACGGTCAGGTCTATGACGTCCTGCATTCGTTGATCGAAGGCGATGCCAAGGCGTTGCTTGAGGCGGTGCGTCACTTGGCCGAACAGGGCCCTGACTGGAACGGCGTGCTCTCGGAAATTCTCAACGTGTTGCACCGCGTGGCCATCGCTCAGGCGTTGCCGGAAGGTGTCGACAACGGGCACGGTGACCGCGATCGCGTGCTGGCCTTGGCGCAGGCGTTGCCGGCCGAAGACGTGCAGTTTTATTACCAGATGGGCCTGATCGGTCGCCGCGATTTGCCGCTGGCGCCGGATCCGCGTGGCGGTTTCGAAATGGTCCTGCTGCGGATGCTTGCTTTCCGGCCCGCCGACACCGCGGACGCCCCGAGGCAACCGCTAAAGCCAGTGGGGATCAGCCAGGCCACAGTTGATTCCGCAAACTCCGTGGCTGCCGCGCCTAAACCTGCGCCGGTAGTCGCTGCGGCTGTTGCGCCGGCTCCAGCTCCGGCACCCGTGGCGGTACCAGCGCCTGCACCGGCTCCCGAACCCGCGCCGGTTGCGCCCGTTGCCGCGCCAGAACCTGAACATGATCCTGATCCTGAACCTGCGCCTGTCGTCGCCGAAGCCGTCGTCGACCTGCCGTGGAATGCCCCGGCTGAGCCCGAGACGGAGCCAGAGCCCGAGCCTGCGCAGCAACCCGCCGTCGAGCCGGTACTGGAAACCACCGCCGAGCAACCCGATTTGCCGCCGATGCCGTTGCCGACCCCGGACAGCGTCGTTCCGGAGGCTCCAGAATGGGCCGCCGCACCGATTCCCGAGCCGTCGGTCGCCGATGTCGATGCCGCCACACCGGGCATCGACATGGACGACGAGCCGCCGCTCGACGAGGACTACATCGAGCCGGACATGGATTCGGCCTACAGCTACCTCGACGAACTGGCCAGCGAACACGCCGCCGAGCCTGCCCCGGAACCTGAGCCAGAACCGGCTGCAGCGCCGGCCACAGGTTTGGCGTTGCAATGGCTGGAGCTGTTCCCGAAACTGCCGATCTCCGGCATGACCGGCAGCATCGCCGCCAACTGCACGTTGATCGCGGTCGATGGCGATCATTGGCTGATGCACCTCGACCCGGCGCACAGCGCACTGTTCAACGCTACGCAACAGCGGCGTCTGAACGACGCGTTGAACCAGTTCCACGGCCGCACGCTGAGCCTGACCATCGAGCTGATCAAGCCCGAACAGGAGACCCCGGCTCAGGCCGCATCCCGCCGGCGCGCCAACCGTCAACGCGAGGCGGAGGAGTCGATTCACGGCGATCCGTTCATCCAGCAGATGGTTCAGCAGTTCGGCGCGGTGGTGCGACACGATACTATTGAACCTGTCGACGCCTTGGTCGCCCAAGGCTAA
- a CDS encoding YbaB/EbfC family nucleoid-associated protein: MMKGGMAGLMKQAQQMQEKMAKMQEELANAEVTGKAGGDMVTVVMTGRHDVKSVSIDPSLVEGMSEDDKEMLEAVIASAVNDAVRKIEKNSQDKMGNMTAGMNLPAGMKLPF; this comes from the coding sequence ATGATGAAAGGTGGCATGGCCGGCCTGATGAAGCAGGCGCAGCAGATGCAGGAAAAAATGGCCAAGATGCAGGAAGAACTGGCCAACGCCGAAGTCACCGGTAAGGCCGGCGGCGACATGGTCACCGTGGTGATGACCGGTCGTCACGACGTGAAAAGCGTGAGCATCGACCCAAGCCTGGTTGAAGGCATGAGCGAAGACGACAAAGAAATGCTGGAAGCGGTGATTGCTTCCGCCGTCAACGACGCCGTGCGCAAGATCGAAAAAAACAGCCAGGACAAAATGGGCAACATGACCGCCGGCATGAACCTGCCAGCCGGTATGAAACTGCCATTCTGA
- a CDS encoding NADP-dependent oxidoreductase has translation MSEPLTLNQRFVLASRPVGAPTPENFRLEREALPDLQDGEVLLKTLYLSLDPYMRGRMSDAPSYAAPVQIGEVMTGGAVSRVEDSRHPKFHKGDLVVGATGWQSHSISDGRNIIPIPSGLPSPSMALGVLGMPGMTAYMGLMDIGQPKEGETLVVAAASGAVGSVVGQVAKIKGLRAVGVAGGADKCKYVVEELGFDACIDHKAPDFAEQLAKACPDGIDIYYENVGGHVFDAVMPLLNPKARIPLCGLIAGYNASEAPQGADRLPMLQRTLLTKRVRIQGFIVFDDYGDRQPEFISHMVPWVRDGKVKFREDVVEGLEQAPEAFIGLLEGRNFGKLVVKVAQD, from the coding sequence ATGTCCGAACCTCTCACCCTCAACCAGCGCTTTGTCCTCGCCTCACGCCCGGTCGGTGCGCCGACCCCGGAAAACTTCCGCCTCGAACGCGAAGCGCTGCCGGATCTGCAGGACGGTGAAGTACTGCTGAAAACCCTGTACCTGTCCCTCGATCCCTATATGCGCGGACGCATGAGTGACGCGCCGTCCTACGCTGCGCCGGTGCAAATCGGCGAAGTGATGACCGGTGGCGCTGTCAGCCGTGTCGAGGACTCACGTCATCCGAAGTTTCATAAAGGCGATCTGGTGGTCGGCGCCACCGGTTGGCAAAGCCACAGCATCAGCGACGGTCGTAACATCATCCCGATTCCGTCCGGTCTGCCGAGCCCGTCGATGGCGCTGGGTGTGTTGGGCATGCCGGGCATGACCGCGTACATGGGCTTGATGGACATCGGTCAGCCTAAAGAAGGCGAAACGCTAGTCGTCGCTGCGGCGTCCGGCGCGGTGGGCTCGGTGGTCGGCCAAGTGGCGAAGATCAAAGGCCTGCGCGCGGTCGGCGTGGCCGGCGGTGCCGACAAATGCAAATACGTGGTCGAAGAGCTGGGTTTCGATGCCTGCATCGATCACAAGGCGCCCGATTTTGCTGAGCAATTGGCCAAGGCCTGCCCCGATGGCATCGACATCTATTACGAGAACGTCGGTGGTCATGTGTTCGATGCGGTGATGCCGTTGCTCAACCCCAAGGCGCGCATTCCGTTGTGTGGCCTGATCGCCGGTTACAACGCCTCCGAAGCGCCGCAAGGCGCGGATCGCCTGCCAATGCTGCAACGCACACTGCTGACCAAGCGCGTGCGCATTCAGGGCTTTATCGTGTTCGACGACTACGGCGATCGTCAGCCGGAATTCATCAGCCACATGGTGCCGTGGGTGCGCGATGGCAAGGTCAAATTCCGCGAGGACGTGGTGGAAGGCCTGGAGCAGGCACC